DNA from Streptomyces sp. NBC_01260:
CGGGCGAGGTGCTGGAGGGCGAGCATCTCGGTGTGCGCGTCGCGTTCCTTCCCGGCCAGCGCGACGGCCTGCCCGCAGCCCTCCAACGCCTCGTCGAGACCGCCCTGTTCGGCCTGGACGATCGCCAGGTTGATCAGGGCCGTCGCCTCGCCGAGCCGGTCACCGGCGCGCCGGGCCAGACCGGGCGAGGGCTCCAGCATGGCCTCGGCCTCCGCGGTCCTGCCCTCCTCCGACAGCACCCAGCCCAGCAGATTGCGCACCCGCGACTCGGCGTACGGGTCGCTCCGTGCGACCGCCGCGTCCAGCGCCAGCTCCAGCATCGGCACCCAGCCGTCCCGGACCCGCCACACCACATACGGCCACTGGAGCAGGATGATCCGCCAGGCGCGGTCGTCGAGACCGGCACCGCGGGCGGCGGCGGCCGCCAGGGACAGGTCCTCGCGCTCGGTGGCCAGCCAGTTCATCGCCTCGGCCCGGTCGGTGAAATCCCGTACGGCGGTCGGCCGGCGGTAGTCCTCCGGCAGGACGAAGCAGGGCTCGCCGCCCGGTTCGGCCGTGTCGGCGGCGGCGAGCGCGGTCGCGATGCAGTGGTCGAGCACACCGACGAGGGCGTCGGGCCCGGACGCGGGATCGAGGCCGCGGGCGTAGAGGCGCACCAGATCGTGCAGCACCCAGCGCCCGGGACCCGTCTCGCTGACGAGGTGGGCGGCGGCGAGCCGCTCCAGCGCCGCCGTGGCGACGACCGGGTCGCTGCCGGCGAGCGCGGCGGCGGTGTACGGGTCGAAATGGCTGCCGGGGTGGTGGCCGAGACGGGCGAAGTGGTGGACGGTGTCCGGCGGCAGTTGCTGCACGGTCAGCCGCAGCGCGGCGGAGACCCCGGTGTCCTCCACGTCGAGATACGTCAGCCGGCTGCGTTCGTCGGCCAGTTCGTCTGCCGTCCCGGCGAGCGTCCGGTGCGGGCGGCCCGCCAGCCGGGCCGCCGTGACCCGCAGGGCGAGCGGCAGTCCGCCGCACAGCTCGGCCAGCCGACGGGCCGCCACCGGTTCGGCGAGCACCCGCTCCTCGCCGAGCACCCCGGCCAGCAGGGCGGTGCCGTCCGGCGGCTCCAGCACGTCCAGCGGTACCGGACGGGCGGCGTCCGAGGCGATGAGGCCGTCCAGCCGGTGCCTGCTGGTGACCAGCGTGACGCAGTCGGTGCCGCCCGGCAGCAGCGGCCTGACCTGGGCCGAGTCACGGGCGTTGTCGAGGACGACGAGCAGGCTGCGCCGGTCGGTCAGCGAGCGGAAGAGCGCGGCGGCGGCCTGGGCGGACTCCGGGACCCGGCGGGGCGCGACGCCGAGCGCGAGCAGGAACTCGCGCAGGACCTCCAGCGGCGTCGGTTCCCCCGTGTCGCCGAACCCGCGCAGATCGGCGAAGAGCCGCCCGTCCGGGAACGCGGCGGGGGCGCGGCGGGCCCAGTGCAGGGCCAGGGCGGTCTTGCCCACCCCGGCCGGTCCGGTGAGCAGGCAGACGGGCGCCTCGCCGGCCGCCGCCCGGGAGAGCGCGGCCAGCTCGGCCGCCCGGCCCTGGAAGCCGCGGGGGGCGCGGGGCAGCAGATCGGTGGGGTGGGCGTGGAGGCCCGGGGCGCCGCCCGGCGTACCTGCTCCGGTGCCGGCCGGCGTACCGGCCCCGGCCCCGTCGCCCACCGTCGTACGGCCGGGAAGGTCCGGTGCGGGTTCCGGGTCGCCGCGGAGGATCTGCGCGTAGGCGTCCGCCAGTTCGCGTCCGGGGCCGATGCCCAGTTCGTCGGTGAGCAGCCGCCGCGTGCGGTGGAAGCAGTCCACCGCCTCGGACTGGCGCCCCGACCGGTGCAGCGCCGTCATCAGGGCCGCCGCCAGCGACTCCCGCAGCGGATGGGCCACTGCCTCGGCCCGCAGCACCGCCGCCGCCCGGTGGTGCTCGCCCAGCACGGCGTAGGCGTGAGCCAGCTGCTCGACCGTCGTGAGCCGGGACTCCTCCAGCGCGTGCGCGGCCGCCTGGAGCGGTGCGCTGGGGTACGTACCGGTGAGCGCCGGACCCTCCCACAGCGACAGGGCCTCCTTCAGTATCAGCACGCTGTCGGACGGGCTGCGCTGCTCCCGGGCCAGCATCAGCAGTTCCTCGAACCGCTGGGAGTCCAGCAGGGCCTCCGGCACCCGCAGCATGTACGCGTCGCCGAGCGTCGCCAGCTCGACCCCGTACATCTCCGCGTCCGCGCCCGTCAGCAGGGCGCGCAGCCGCGACACATGACCCTGGACGACCGTGCGGGCGTGCAGCGGCGGGGTGTCGTCCCACAGGCAGTCCGACAGCCGGGCCACGGACACGGGGGTGTTGGCGCGCAGCAGGAGGGCGGCCAGCAGGCTGCGGCGTTTGGCGGGGCCGAGGGGCAGTGGCCCGGTCTGCGTGTCGACGCAGACGGTGCCGAGCAGCCGGAACTCCACGAGCGGCTCCCCTTCCGGGCATGACGCGCCCGGTGCCGGGTCACGGACAAGATCCCAGAATATCCGGCGTTCCCGGAGAGCGGGGAGGGGGTGCGCCCGGACTGCGGGGCGCACCCGGCCGGGTCACAGACGGCGTTCGTCCTCGGAAACCACTGTGGTGGGGGGCACGACCATGCGGCGGCGCCGCATGACGCTCGCGTAGACGAAGACGCCGATGACGCCGACGACCATCATGATCCAGCCGACCATGTCGACGTTGACGCTGTCCATCTCCCAGTCGGTCGCGAAGGCGAGTATCGCCCCCGCACCGATGAGAATGATGCATCCTCCGAGTCCCATGAGTTTCCGCCTCCTCGATGCCCCGGAAGCTCCGGGCCGTGTAAGGAGCGGGTACCCGGCCCGGCAACGACCATGTGTGCGGTGGCGGTTGCCGTTGCGGTCAGCCCGCCAGGAACGATGCCAGGGCGGTCGCCAGCAGATGCGGGTCGTCGGCGCCGCACAGCTCACGGGCGCTGTGCATCGACAGGATGGCCACGCCGATGTCGACGGTCTGGATGCCGTGCCGGGCGGCGGTGATCGGGCCGATCGTGGTGCCGCACGGCATCGAGTTGTTGGAGACGAACGTCTGCCACGGCACGCCCGCCTTCTCGCACGCCGACGCGAACACGGCCCGGCCGCTGCCGTCGGTCGCGTACCGCATGTTGACGTTGACCTTGAGGATCGGTCCGCCGTTGACGACCGGGTGGTGCGTCGGGTCGTGCCGCTCGCCGTAGTTGGGGTGGATCGCGTGGCCGGTGTCGGAGGAGAGACAGACGGTGCCGGCGAAGGCGCGGGCGCGGTCCTCGTACGTACCGCCGCGGGCGAACACCGAACGCTCCAGGACCGTGCCGAGCAGCGGTCCGTCCGCGCCGGTGTCGGACTGCGAGCCGTTCTCCTCGTGGTCGAAGGCGGCCAGCACCGGGATGTACGGGATCTGCGCGTCGGGCTGTCCGGCCACGGCGGCGAGCGCCGCGACCGCCGCGTGCACCGAGAGCAGGTTGTCCATCCGGGGCCCGGCCACCAGCTCGCGGTCACGGCCCAGGTAGGACGGTGCCTCGACGGGGTGCGGCATCAGGTCCCAGCCGGTGACGTCCTCGGCATCGACGCCCGCCTCCTCGGCGACGAACCGGATGAGGTCGCCCTCCTCCACGTCCCCGAGGCCCCAGATCGGCTGCATGTGCTTCTGGCGGTCGAGCTTCAGGCCGTCGGGGTTGGCCGACCGGTCCAGGTGCACGGCCAGCTGCGGGACGCGCAGCAGCGGCCGGTCGATGTCGACCAGCCGGTGCGTCCCGTCGCGCAGCGAGATCCGCCCGGCGAGGCCGAGGTCCCGGTCCAGCCAGGTGTTGAGGAGCGTGCCGCCGTAGACCTCCACGGCGATCTGCCGCCAGCCGTGGGCGCCCGTGTCGGGCAGCGGCTTCACCCGCAGGTTCGGTGAGTCGGTGTGCGCCCCGGCGATCCGGAACGGGGTGTGCGCCCCCGCGCCCTCGGGCACGTACCAGGCCACGATCGCTCCGCCGCGCAGGACGTACTTGCCGCCGGTCGTTCCGTCCCAGGCCGCCGTCTCCTCGACCTGCCGGAAACCGGCCTTCTCCAGCTTCGACGCGGCGGCCGCCACGGCGTGGTACGGGGAGGGGCCGGCCATCAGGAAGGCCATCAGATCGTCGGTGTGCCCGCGGTCGAAGCGGAGGGAAGAACTCATGTTCTTCACTGTAACCAGGCCCGTGGCAGAGAATTCACCGTCGTCCCCCGGCGTGACGCGGCTATCGTCGGGGCAGTGCCGCGGAGGGCCTGTCGCCGTCCTGCGCTACGACAGCACCGCCACCCGGAAGCGTGTCCGGGTGGCGGTGCTGTCGGCGATTCCAACTGCGGAAGCCCTAGAACGCGGCCTCGTCCAGCTCCATCAGGGAGTTGTCGACGGACTCGGCGAGCGCGCGCTCGGCGCCGACGCCCGGCAGGACGTTCGCGGCGAAGAACTTCGCGGCGGCGATCTTGCCCCGGTAGAAGGCGACGTCCTTGGCGGAGGCGGTCGGCAGCTTCTCGGCGGCCACGGACGCGCCCTTGAGCAGCAGGTAGCCGACGACGACATCGCCGGAGGCCAGCAGCAGGCGGGTGGTGTTCAGGCCCACCTTGTAGATGTTCTTCACGTCCTCGCCGGTCGCGGTGAGGTCGGTGATCATCGTGCCGACGATCGCCTCCAGGTCCACGGCGGCCTTGGCGAGCGAGTCCAGCGCGCCGGACAGCTCCTCGTTGCCCTGGGCGCCCGCGAGGAACTTCTTGATCTCCTCGGAGAGCGTGTTGAGCGAGGCGCCCTGGTCGCGGACGATCTTCCGGAAGAAGAAGTCCTGGCCCTGGATGGCCGTCGTGCCCTCGTACAGCGTGTCGATCTTGGCGTCACGGATGTACTGCTCGATCGGGTACTCCTGGAGGTACCCGGAGCCGCCGAACGTCTGGAGCGACTGCGCCAGCTGCTCGTACGACTTCTCCGAGCCGTAGCCCTTCACGATCGGCAGCAGCAGGTCGTTGAGGCCGTGCAGCGCCTTCGCGTCCTCGCCCGCGGCCTCCTTCTCCTGGATCGCGTCCTGGACGGAGGCGGTGTACAGCACGAGGGAGCGCATGCCCTCGGCGTACGCCTTCTGCGTCATGAGCGAGCGGCGCACGTCGGGGTGGTGCGTGATGGTGACCTTGGGGGCCGTCTTGTCCATGAACTGCGACAGGTCGGTGCCCTGGACGCGCTCCTTGGCGTACTCCAGCGCGTTCAGGTAACCCGTCGAGAGCGCCGCGATGGCCTTCGTGCCGACCATCATGCGGGCGAACTCGATGATGCGGAACATCTGGCGGATGCCGTCGTGCTTGTCACCGATCAGCCAGCCCTTGGCGGGGTGCTGGTCGCCGAACGTCATCTCGCAGGTGTTGGACGCCTTGAGGCCCATCTTGTGCTCGACGTTCGTCGCGTACACGCCGTTGCGCTCGCCCAGCTCGCCGGTGGTCCAGTCGAAGTGGAACTTCGGGACCATGAAGAGCGACAGGCCCTTGGTGCCCGGTCCCGCACCTTCGGGGCGGGCCAGTACGTAGTGAATGATGTTCTCGGACATGTCGTGCTCGCCCGAGGTGATGAAGCGCTTCACGCCCTCTATGTGCCAGGAGCCGTCCTCCTGCTCGACGGCCTTCGTGCGGCCCGCGCCGACGTCGGAACCGGCGTCCGGCTCGGTCAGCACCATCGTCGAGCCCCACTGCTTCTCGACGGCGATCTCGGCGATCTTCTTCTGTGCCTCGTTGCCCTCGTCGAAGAGGATGCCGGCGAACGCCGGGCCGGAGGAGTACATCCACACGGCCGGGTTGGCGCCGAGCAGAAGCTCCGCGTAACCCCAGATCAGGGAGCGCGGGGAGGTCGTGCCGCCGATCTCCTCGGGGAGGCCCAGGCGCCAGTACTCGGAGTCCATGAAGGCCTGGTAGGACTTCTTGAAGCTCTCCGGGACCGGTGCGGTGCTGGTCTCCGGGTCGAAGACCGGGGGGTTGCGGTCGGCGTCGGCGTAGGAGTCGGCGAGCTCGTTCTCCGCGAGGCGGGCGACCTCGTCGAGGATGCTCTTCGCGGTCTCGACGTCCATCTCCGCGAACGGTCCGGTGCCGTACAGCTTGTCGCGCCCGAGGACCTCGAAGAGGTTGAACTCGATGTCGCGGAGATTCGACTTGTAGTGCCCCATGGGAAGGCTCCGTAATCAATAGCAGTGGCGCGCAGCGCCCCGTGGAGGGTGAGAAACGGGCGACGGGCTCGCGGATACCGGTCTGCCGCGCGGTCGGGGCGGGGCCCGGACGTATCAGCTGACCTCTACGATGATGCTACCCGTCAGTAATAAGACGCAACCCCCCGAGGCAGAGATGTGTCCGATTACTCTTTGTCCCATGTACGGCTACGACCAGAATCAGGGCGCACAGCAGCCGATGGGTGGCGGCTACGGCGAGCAGCCGCTGTATCCCGAACCCTCGCCGCCCTCGCTGGGCGACGCGGTACGGGCCTTCACGACCGGCTCGCTGGCCGCCGAGGACTTCCAGCAGATCTTCGCGACGTCGAAGGTCTACTGCCCGCGCGGTGACAATCCGGGCTTCCTCGCGCTGCACAACACCCAGCAGCCGGTCATCCCGATGTTCACCACGCTCAAGGAGCTGCGGCTCTACGCGGGCAAGGAGTCCAAGTACTTCGTGATCACCGGGGCCGAGGTGATCGACCTGCTGCCCACCGGCTACGGCTTCGTCCTGGACATGGAGGGCGAGCACCGCATGGTCTTCGACGCCAAGGCCGTGGAGCAGATGGTCGACTTCGCGATGCGCCGCATGTACGGCTGACCGCCGGCCCACTCCCCCTCGCAAGGGGCTCGTACCGCTCGGCGGTACGAGCCCCTTGCGCTGTTCCGGGCGGTGCGGGAGCTGTTTTGGGCGGTGCGGGAGCTGTTTTGGGCGGTGCGGGAATGAAAGCCGCCTTGCAGGATGTTCACCATTCAACTAAATTGATTTCAGAACAGTCCCCGGAGGTGGCTTCCATGCCCGCAGTAACCGTCGAAAACCCGCTGACCCTGCCCAAGGTCGCCGCCCCGGCCGACGCCGTGGCCCGTCCCGTGCTCGCCGTGACCACGGCGCCCAGCGGGTTCGAGGGCGAGGGATTCCCCGTGCGCCGCGCATTCGCGGGGATCAACTACAAGCACCTCGACCCGTTCATCATGATGGACCAGATGGGCGAGGTGGAGTACGCGGCCGGTGAGCCCAAGGGCACCCCCTGGCACCCGCACCGCGGCTTCGAGACCGTCACGTACCTGATCGACGGCACCTTCGTGCACCAGGACTCCAACGGTGGCGGCGGCACCATCCAGAACGGCGACACCCAGTGGATGACGGCCGGGTCCGGGCTGCTCCACATCGAGGCGCCGCCGGAGTCGCTCGTCCTGTCGGGCGGCCTCTTCCACGGCCTCCAGCTCTGGGTGAACCTGCCCAGGGCCGACAAGATGATGGCCCCGCGCTACCAGGACATCCGCGGTGGCCAGGTCCAGCTGCTCGCCTCCCCGGACGGCGGCGCGCTGCTCCGGGTGATCGCGGGCGAGCTCGACGGCCACGAGGGCCCCGGTGTCACCCACACCCCCATCACGATGATCCACGCCACCGTGCGCCCCGGCGCCGAGGTGACCCTGCCGTGGCGCGAGGACTTCAACGGCCTCGCGTACGTGCTCGCGGGCCGCGGCACCGTGGGCGAGGACCGCAGGCCCGTCCACATGGGCCAGACCGCCGTCTTCGGCGCCGGCTCCTCGCTGACCGTCCGCGCGGACGAGCAGCAGGACGGCAACACCCCGGAGCTGGAGGTCGTCCTCCTCGGCGGGCGTCCCATCCGGGAGCCGATGGCGCACTACGGGCCGTTCGTGATGAACAGCCAGGCCGAACTGAAGGAGGCCTTCGAGGACTTCCAGGCCGGCCGCCTCGGCACCGTGCCCGCCGTCCACGGGATGTGAGCCGCGCCGCCGCCGTATGACGGTGCGTCACTCGTACGGCGGCGCGAGCGGGACATCGCCCCCGCGGCGTGATCGGGTGGGAGGGTGCAGACCCAGAAGCCCCTCCTGCCCATCGGTGCGCGGCGACTGGCCGCCTGGTGCGGTGTCGTCCTGCTGGTCGCCGGCGTCGCCGCGGTGGCCATCTGGCTGTGTGTCGCCCTCAAGACCGCCGTCACCCCCGTCCTGCTCGCGCTGCTCGGTACGGCGCTGCTCGGTCCGGTCCACCGCAGGCTCACCGCGCACGGGGTGAACCGTTCGGTGGCGGCCGGGTTCACCTGCGTCCTTCTCGTCGCGGTGGTCGGCGGCGCCGGCTACATCGTCGTCACCGCGCTCATCGACACCGGCGACCAGATCGTCCGGTCGCTGAAGGAAGCCGCTCAGTGGGTCGTCGACCACTTCGGCGTCACCGGCAACACGAATGTGGACGACCTGGCCACCAGCGGCAAGAAGCTCGTCGAGAAGTTCGGCGCGAGCGCCGCGGGCGGGCTGCTGAGCGGCCTCAGCCTGGTCGGTTCGCTCATCGCCACGAGCGTGCTCGCGCTCCTGCTGACCTTCTTCTTCCTGCGCGACTCCGACCGGGCCGCGCAGCTCGCGCACTCCATCGCCCCGCGCGGCGCCGGCGACCTGGTCGAGGCGATGGGCCGGCGGGCGTTCGAGGCCGTCGAGGGCTTCATGCGCGGTACGACGTTCATCGCGCTCATCGACGCCGTCTGCATCACGGTCGGCCTGCTGATCCTGCGGGTGCCCGGTGCGGTGGGGCTGGGTGCGCTGGTCCTGGTCGGCGCCTACATCCCGTACCTCGGGGCCTTCATCTCGGGCGCCGTCGCGGTCCTGGTGGCGCTCGCGGACCGGGGTTTCGTGATCGCGCTCTGGGCGCTCGGGGTGGTGCTCGCCGTACAGGTGATGGAGGGCCACGTCCTCCAGCCGATGATCCAGAGCCGTACGGTCCAGATGCACCCCGCCACGATCATGATCGCGCTGACGGCGGGCGCGAGCGTGGCGGGCCTGCTGGGGATGCTGCTCGCGGTCCCGTTGTGCGCGGCGGCGTTCGGCATCCTCGGCGAACTGCGCAAGGGCCAGCTGCCCCCACCAGCCCCCCCGGACGCGGAAGCCCCCGCCCCGGACACGTCCCCCGGCGCACCTCCGAGCCCGTCCGGCGCCTGAGCACGGAAGCCTGGCGCCCGAGGGGGGCTACCGGTCCGGTTCCGGTTCTGGCTCCAGCTCCGGAACCGGCTGCACCCCCGCCAGTTCCACCAGTTCCACCGGCTCCGCCGACTCGTACAGCTCGAACCAGATCGACTTGCCCGCACCCCGCGGATCGACCCCCCACGCATCCGCGAGCATCTCCATCAGCACCAGACCCCGCCCGCTGGACGCCATCTCCCCGGGCCGCCGCTTGTGCGGCAGTTCGTTGCTGCCGTCGGCCACCTCCACCCGCAGCCGCCGCTCCCCGTGCTCCCCGCTGGCCTGGGCGACCAGCAGCGCGTCCCCGTCCGTGTGGACCAGCACGTTCGTGGCCATCTCGGAGATCATCAGCACGGCCGAGTCGACCTGCTCCGGGTCCGCCCAGTCGTGCAGCATCTCGCGCACCTGCTGCCGGGCCGCCGAGATCCGCTCCGGTTCGGCCTGGGCGATGGTCAGCGCGGTCCGCCGCGGCGCGGTCCGCAGGGACGTGGTGCCCTCGCGGCGCAGCAGCAGCACCGCGACGTCGTCCTCGCGCCGGTCCGCGAGCGGGCCCGTCGTGTAGTGCGAGGCCGGCCCGTGCACCGCCTGCACCAAGGCGTCCGCGAGCTTCTCCAGATCGTCGGTGTGCCGCTCCAGGATCGGCCGGAGCCGGACCCAGCCGGTGGCCAGGTCGTGCCCGCCGGTCTCGATCAGCCCGTCCGTGCAGAGCATGATCGTTTCCCCGGCCTCCAGCGTGACCCGGGTCGTCGGGTAGTCGGTGTCCGCCTGGATGCCCAGTGGGAGCCCGCCCGCCGTCTGCCGGATGACCGCGGTCCCGTCCGGGGTCATCACCACGGGGTCGGGGTGCCCGGCCCGTGCGATGTCGAGCGTGCCGGTTTCCGGGTCGGCCTCCGCGTACAGGCACGTCGCGAAGCGCGCTCCGGTGTGCTCCGCGTCGTCGTGCGCGTCGGTGAGCCCGGAGAGGAAGCGCGAGGCCCGCGAGAGCACCGCGTCCGGGCGGTGCCCCTCGGAGGCGTACGCGCGCAGGGCGATCCGCAACTGGCCCATCACCGCCGCCGCCCGCACGTCGTGGCCCTGGACGTCGCCGATGACGAGGGCGATACGGCCGTTGGGGAGCGGAATCATGTCGTACCAGTCGCCGCCGACCTGGAGCCCGCCGCCGGTCGGCACATAGCGTGCGGCCACCGTCATCCCCGGGACGCTGAGCACCAGGGACGGCATCATCGTGCGCTGGAGCCCCTGCGAGAGCTCTCGCTCGGTCTCGGCGATCCCGGCGCGGGCCAGCGCCTGTGCGAGCATCCGGGCCACCGTCGTCAGCACGGACCGCTCGTCCGGCGAGAACGCCACCGGATGCCGGAAGCCGGCCATCCAGGCGCCCATCGTGCGCCCCGCCACGATCAGCGGCAGGAAGGCCCAGGAGTGGCGCTCGAACCGGCGGGCCAGCGGCCAGGCGGCCGGGTAGCGGGCGTAGTAGTCCTCGGCGGTGGGCAGATAGATCGCCCGCCCCGTCCGTACGACCTCCGCGGCCGGGTAGTCGGTCTCCAGCGGCATGTCGTTGAAGGGGCCCTCGTCACCGGCGTGCTGACCGTGGTGCCCGACGATCGTCAGCCGTTCGCCCTCGACCCCGAAGACGGCCAGTCCCTCCGGCGAGAATCCGGGCATGGAGAGCGAGTAGGCCACCCGCAGCACCTCCTCCGTCGACCGGGCCTCGGCCAGCGCCCGCCCCGCGTCCAGCAGGAACGCCTCCCGGGACCGGCGCCAGTCGCCGGTGATCGGGGTGTGCGCCCCGGTGGTGCCGGGCTGCGGCTCGGCGACCTCCTGGAGGGTGCCGACCAGCACGTAGTCCGCGCCGCCGTCGGCCGGGAGCGGCTTGGAGCGGCTCCGTACGGTACGCAGCACCCGGCCGCGCTCGTCCACGATCCGCAGCCGGGCCTCGGCGAGCGTGTCCTCCGCGACGGCCAGGTTGACCACCCCGTAGACCTCGTTCCAGTCGACGGGATGGAAGCGGGAGCGCACCTCCGACTCACGGAAGGCACCTGGCTCGGAGGGCAGCTCCAGCAGCCGGGCCGCCTCCGCGTCGAGCGTGACCGTCCCGGCTGCGTTGTCCCAGCGCCAAAGACCGGTCGCGGTCGCGGCCAGGACATCCTCGGTGCGCATTGCCCCACTTTATGAAGATGTACGGCCCAAACGCCACCGAGGGTCGCCCGTCCCGGGTCCACCGGTGATCTTGCTGGGGACAATGGCAATGAAACGGTCCGGTCGCGGGCGGTAGCCTGGGGTGGCTGTATCCGCCCCCAACCGCGAAGACTGGATGAACGACGATGCATCGGTACAGGTCCCACACCTGCGGCGAGCTCCGCGCCTCTGACGTCGGCACCGACGTCCGGCTGAGCGGCTGGCTGCACAATCGCCGAGACCTGGGTGGCATCCTCTTCATCGATCTGCGCGACCACTACGGTCTGGTGCAGCTCGTCGCCCGCCCCGGCACGCCCGGCAACGACGCCCTGGCGAAGCTCACCAAGGAGACCGTCGTACGGATCGACGGCAAGGTGTCCGCCCGCGGCGCCGACAACGTCAACCCGGAGCTCCCGACCGGCGAGATCGAGATCGAGGTCACCGAGGTCGAGGTGCTGGGCGAGGCCGCCCCGCTGCCCTTCACGATCAACGCCGAGGACGGGGTGAACGAGGAGCGGCGTCTGGAGTACCGCTTCCTCGACCTGCGCCGCGAGCGCATGCACCGCAACATCATGCTGCGCTCCTCCGTCATCGCCTCGATCCGCTCCAAGATGGTGGCCCTCGGCTTCAACGAGATGGCGACGCCGATCCTCACCGCGACCTCCCCCGAGGGCGCCCGTGACTTCGTCGTCCCGTCCCGGCTGAACCCGGGCAAGTTCTACGCGCTGCCGCAGGCCCCGCAGCAGTTCAAGCAGCTGCTGATGATCTCCGGCTTCGACCGCTACTTCCAGATCGCGCCGTGCTTCCGCGACGAGGACGCCCGTGCCGACCGGTCGCCCGGCGAGTTCTACCAGCTCGACGTCGAGATGTCCTTCGTCGAGCAGGAGGACGTCTTCCGCCCGATCGAGAGGCTGATGACCGAGCTCTTCGAGGAGTTCGGCAACGGCCGCCACGTCACCTCGCCCTTCCCGCGCATCCCGTTCCGCGAGTCGATGCTGAAGTACGGCAACGACAAGCCGGACCTGCGCGCCAAGCTGGAGCTCGTGGACATCTCCGACGTCTTCGCGGACTCGGAGTTCAAGGCGTTCGCCGGCAAGCACGTCCGCGCCCTCCCGGTGCCGGACACCGCGGGCCAGTCCCGGAAGTTCTTCGACGGCCTCGGCGACTACGCGGTCGAGCACGGCGCCAAGGGCCTCGCCTGGGTCCGGGTCGGCGAGGACGGCAAGCTGGCGGGCCCGATCGCCAAGTTCCTCACCGAGACGGACGTCAAGACCCTCACCGAGCGGCTCTCCCTCGTCCCCGGCCACGCCGTGTTCTTCGGCGCCGGCGAGTTCGACGAGGTCTCCAAGATCATGTCGGTCGTCCGCGTCGAGGCGGCCAAGCGCGCCGGTCACTTCGAGGACGGCGTCTTCCGCTTCTGCTGGATCGTCGACTTCCCGATGTACGAGAAGGACGAGGACACCGGGAAGATCGACTTCTCGCACAACCCCTTCTCGATGCCCCAGGGCGGCCTGAAGGACCTTGAGGAGAAGGACCCGCTCGACATCCTCGCCTGGCAGTACGACATCGTCTGCAACGGCATCGAGCTGTCCTCCGGCGCCATCCGTAACCACGAGCCCGAGCTGATGCTCAAGGCCTTCGAGATCGCCGGTTA
Protein-coding regions in this window:
- a CDS encoding AI-2E family transporter, whose translation is MQTQKPLLPIGARRLAAWCGVVLLVAGVAAVAIWLCVALKTAVTPVLLALLGTALLGPVHRRLTAHGVNRSVAAGFTCVLLVAVVGGAGYIVVTALIDTGDQIVRSLKEAAQWVVDHFGVTGNTNVDDLATSGKKLVEKFGASAAGGLLSGLSLVGSLIATSVLALLLTFFFLRDSDRAAQLAHSIAPRGAGDLVEAMGRRAFEAVEGFMRGTTFIALIDAVCITVGLLILRVPGAVGLGALVLVGAYIPYLGAFISGAVAVLVALADRGFVIALWALGVVLAVQVMEGHVLQPMIQSRTVQMHPATIMIALTAGASVAGLLGMLLAVPLCAAAFGILGELRKGQLPPPAPPDAEAPAPDTSPGAPPSPSGA
- the aspS gene encoding aspartate--tRNA ligase, with amino-acid sequence MHRYRSHTCGELRASDVGTDVRLSGWLHNRRDLGGILFIDLRDHYGLVQLVARPGTPGNDALAKLTKETVVRIDGKVSARGADNVNPELPTGEIEIEVTEVEVLGEAAPLPFTINAEDGVNEERRLEYRFLDLRRERMHRNIMLRSSVIASIRSKMVALGFNEMATPILTATSPEGARDFVVPSRLNPGKFYALPQAPQQFKQLLMISGFDRYFQIAPCFRDEDARADRSPGEFYQLDVEMSFVEQEDVFRPIERLMTELFEEFGNGRHVTSPFPRIPFRESMLKYGNDKPDLRAKLELVDISDVFADSEFKAFAGKHVRALPVPDTAGQSRKFFDGLGDYAVEHGAKGLAWVRVGEDGKLAGPIAKFLTETDVKTLTERLSLVPGHAVFFGAGEFDEVSKIMSVVRVEAAKRAGHFEDGVFRFCWIVDFPMYEKDEDTGKIDFSHNPFSMPQGGLKDLEEKDPLDILAWQYDIVCNGIELSSGAIRNHEPELMLKAFEIAGYDRETVEHEFAGMLRAFRLGAPPHGGIAPGVDRIVMLLADEPNIRETIAFPLNGNAQDLMMGAPTVLDETRLRELNIQLRKPVAPAKDATEK
- a CDS encoding ATP-binding SpoIIE family protein phosphatase, with product MRTEDVLAATATGLWRWDNAAGTVTLDAEAARLLELPSEPGAFRESEVRSRFHPVDWNEVYGVVNLAVAEDTLAEARLRIVDERGRVLRTVRSRSKPLPADGGADYVLVGTLQEVAEPQPGTTGAHTPITGDWRRSREAFLLDAGRALAEARSTEEVLRVAYSLSMPGFSPEGLAVFGVEGERLTIVGHHGQHAGDEGPFNDMPLETDYPAAEVVRTGRAIYLPTAEDYYARYPAAWPLARRFERHSWAFLPLIVAGRTMGAWMAGFRHPVAFSPDERSVLTTVARMLAQALARAGIAETERELSQGLQRTMMPSLVLSVPGMTVAARYVPTGGGLQVGGDWYDMIPLPNGRIALVIGDVQGHDVRAAAVMGQLRIALRAYASEGHRPDAVLSRASRFLSGLTDAHDDAEHTGARFATCLYAEADPETGTLDIARAGHPDPVVMTPDGTAVIRQTAGGLPLGIQADTDYPTTRVTLEAGETIMLCTDGLIETGGHDLATGWVRLRPILERHTDDLEKLADALVQAVHGPASHYTTGPLADRREDDVAVLLLRREGTTSLRTAPRRTALTIAQAEPERISAARQQVREMLHDWADPEQVDSAVLMISEMATNVLVHTDGDALLVAQASGEHGERRLRVEVADGSNELPHKRRPGEMASSGRGLVLMEMLADAWGVDPRGAGKSIWFELYESAEPVELVELAGVQPVPELEPEPEPDR